ATTCTCGGCGCGGCCAAGCTCGCGGAGGAGAGCGTGCCCGCAGTTGAACCTGAGGTTGACCGGGCGGAGCTCCTTGGGCACACGAAGGCGCTGCGGCAGATGTACCGGGTCGCCGCACAGCGGGGCATCGAGAGCGGCTTCGCTGCCACCGGAGTGCAGCCCATCCACGGCGACTACCACCCGGGCAACCTCATTTTCAGCGGGGGCGAGGTCGCGGCGATCGTTGACTTCGATGCGGCTCGGGTGGAGCCGAGGGCGGTGGAGGTGGCCAACGCGCTGCTCCACCTCGGCTCGCTTCGGCTCCCCAGTCATGAGATCGATGAGTGGCCTGCCGGGCTGGATCCCCTTCTGGTGCGGGCTGCCATGGGGGGCGTGAAGCGGGCGGGTGTCACCTTGGAATTACCGGAGCGCCGAGCGATTCCGTGGCTTATGATCGAGGCGTGCATCGCCGAGGGCATCGTTCCAATTGCTCGAACGGGCAGCCTTGCGAATCTGCAAGGCTCGGCGATGGTGCGCTTCCTGCGCCGCCGCGCCGAGTGGATCCGCGAAGAGGAGCCACTCATTCTCGAAGCGCTCTCGCCATCCTCCTGATCGCCTCGGCCGCCGTGCTCGGCGCAGCGCCTCAGGGGCGGCCAGATCGCGCCGTCGCTCCGCCGCGCGAAGCGGCGGCCGTCAGCGCGGAACTTGAGCGGCAGGTCGATGCGCTCGTTGATCGACTTGCGAGCCCGGAGTGGGAGGAGCGCGAATCTGCATCCGCCGCACTCATGGCCCTGCCGATGCCTGAGGCGCAGCCCGTCCTGCTTCGCCGCCTTGAGCGCGGCGGTCTCGACCCCGAACAGCGTCATCGGCTGGCTGATGCAGCGTGTCGCCGGCTGGTCGAGCAACCTCGCGGGGCGCTGGGCATCAGCATGGACATCGGCCCACAGGGCATGTCCGGCGTGCGCGTCATGGGCCTGGTGCCCGGCATGCCTGCTGCGGAAGTCCTTCGCATCGGCGATGTGATCGAGGCGATCAACGACGAGCCGATCCTCAGCAGCCAGGTACTGAGCGATGTGGTTCAGCGGCTCGCACCCGGAACAGCCGTGCACTTGCGCGTGCAGCGTCCGGTGCTCGATGAGCAGGGGCGTCCCCGACGCGATCGCGCGGGGCAGGTGGTGACGCAGGCAGTGCAGGTCACCATGCGCCTCGGCTCGATGGAGCAGCTCGATGCCAACGACCGGATGGGTCGGGAGCGAAATGCGTTCCGACGCAGCTCCGATGTGCAGATCCTTCGCGAGGCGGAAGCGCGCCGCATCCGGCGCGATTTCGTCGCGACGGCGACACTTGTTCCCCTGACCTCGACCTCACGCGACGGCCCCGTGGTCGAGATGACCTTTGCGGGGCGTCTCGCGGAACTCGAGCGACGCCTTGATGAACTCGAAGATGGCATCTGGCGGACGCGAGGAGATGCAATCGACGCTCTCTCCGCGACAGCGCAGGGTCTCGACGCGCTCCAAGCTCACATGAATGAGGAAAGCGTGACCGATCGCGATCGCGTGCGCCTCGCCGGGGCGCTTCAGCGCTTGGGTCGGCTCCTCTCGCGCGATGATCTGCTGATGCCCGTCGATCAGCAGATTCCCCCTCGATGACGCAGGCGGCGCGAGCCGCCTCGGGGCATCGGTCGAGCCTCAGTGGCCGAGCGGATTCGTGAAGGTCGACTCCTGCAGCGGCACGACCGCTTCCAAGATCGAAAGCAACACTCGTCCGGGCGTCCCGCTCGCTTCGATGTCGCGAATGAGCGATCGATCAAAGCGGCAGAGGACTGGCTTGGTCGACTCGCGATAGACCTCGAAGCGGCGGCGGATGACGGCGACATCCGCATCATCCGGACGCTGCTGCTGAAGCGCGCGGCGGCGCATGCGCTCGACCATCTCCTCCTGGTCCTTCGCGACGAGATGGATGACAAGTCGGACATCGACGAAGGGAGCGAGCGCCTCGGCCTGCGCCGCGCTGCGGGGAATGCCGTCAAGCAGAAGGAACTCACGATTCGGCCGGTAGGCCCCCGACGCGATCATCGAATCGACATGGTCGCGCCAGATCTCGATGGTGAGGTCATCTGGCACAAGCTCGCCGCGCGTCGAGTACTCCATGAACTTCCTGCCCAGCGGACTCTGGCGGTCGAGCGAGCGGAAGACATCGCCCATCGCGAGATGAACGAACCCGGGAATGCGACCGAGGATGGCGCCCTGGGTGCCCTTGCCCGAACCGGGCACGCCGAAGAGGAGGATGGAGGTGATCTTGCCGGGAGCCATGAGCAGGTCCGGCAGTATGACGCAGCGCCGGGAAACGCGAAAGTCGAGGTTGCCCGAAGGGTGAATCGGGGTCCGATGGCGCCGAGGGCGCGGATCGGACCACCTGGCTGGTTTGCCGCGCCCGTCCCGGATGCGTACTTTGCCCGCATGCAGGGTGTGCGAAGGAGGTGGACGGTCCGCATGGAGGCGGGCAAGGGACAGTCGTCTCTCGCCAGGCGCCTGCTGGACGATCGATCGGGGGGCGATGAGCGACGGCGGCGCATCTTGGAATCGCCCGCACTTCAGGACCTCCATCGACCGACCACACTCCCGGGAGCGGTCGCCGCGGGAGAGGCGATCGCCCGAGCGTGGCGCGATCGCAGGCGGATCGCGATCTATGGCGATTACGATGTCGATGGCATCACGGCCACGGCACTCTTCTGGCATCTGCTCCGGGCGCTTGACCCTTCGCGCTCCGCCGAGACCTATCTGCCGCACCGCATGGAGCATGGCTATGGAGTGAACGGCGATGCCCTGCGCGAACTCGCCGATCGCGGTGTGCAGAGTGTCATCACCGTTGACTGCGGCATCACCGCAGTGACCGAAGCTGAACTCGCGAGGGAACTCGGCCTCGAGCTGATCATCACCGACCATCATGCGATGGAGCTCTCGGAGAGTGCGGCAACCGAGCTCGATGCATCGGCCGATTGTCGCGCTGCGGGAAGCGCGGTGAATGACCACGGTGGCACCCATCGGCTGCCGCGTGCGTCTGCGCTGGTGCACCCCGATCTGCCCGGAGAGGCAGCGCCATTTCCGCGGCTCTGTGGCGCGGCGGTGGCCTGGAAGACCGCCTGCACCACGGCGAGCGCATGGTTCGGACCTCATCAGGTCTCCGAGCCCGTGCGGCGCACGCTCGTTGGATTGCTGCCGCTCGTCGCACTCGGCACCATCGCCGATGTCATGGACCTCGAAGATGAGAACCGGATCTTCGCGGCCATTGGGCTTCGAGGCCTTGCGACCACAGCGATTCCGGGCCTTCAGGCCCTCGTCCGCTCCGAAGCCGGCAGCGATGTCGACGCCGAGGCGATCGGGTTCCGCCTCGCACCGATGCTGAACGCCTGCGGGCGCCTCGGTCACGCGGCGGAGGCTCTCGAGTTGCTCACCACGGCTGATGCACGACGATCAAGCGAGATTGTCAGTGCCCTCTCGCAACTGAACGAAGAGCGCAAGGGGCTCGAGCGCTCCTGTGTCGAGAGCGCAATGGAAGCGGCCGAGGCCGCGGGCATGACCCGCCCCGATCGGCGCGTGATTGCGCTCGCCAATGCTCGCTGGCATGAGGGCGTCGTGGGTGTCGCGTGCTCCCGGCTGGTGGAGCGATTCGGACGGCCGACGATTCTGCTTCAGGACAAGGGCGAGACGCTCAAGGGCTCCGGTCGGAGCGTGCCGGGCGTGCACCTGCTCGAAGCGCTTCGGGCGTGCGCCTTGCGTGGTGTGCCATTCCGTCGCCTCGGAGGTCATGCGATGGCGGCGGGTATGGAGATCGACCGCGCGGCGCTGCCCAGCTTTCAGGAGGCGCTCATTGAGGAGGTGAACGCGCGCCTCGCTCCCGAGGCGCTCATTCCCGAGCTCTCGATCGACATTCGTGCGACGCTCGATGAGCTGACGCGGTCAACGCTGAGTCAACTGGCGCGCCTCGAGCCCTTCGGCCGCGGCAATCCACGGCCGCGCTTCCTGCTGGAGTGCGTGGTGCTCGCGGCACCGCCGCGCCAACTTGGCTCGAGCGGATCGCATGTCGAACTCTGGCTCAGGCAGGGGAGCGGTCGGACCACGCGCCGCGCCATCTGGTGGTCCGGCGCGGAGTGGACGCGCGACCTCGACACCGGGGAGTCGCTCGATCTCGTGGTTGAAGCGCGCCTCAATCGCTTCCGCGGCCGCGAAGAGGAACTCCTCACTGTCATTGACATGCGCCGAGTGAGTGCGGCAGCGAGCGTTCGGTGAGCCGAGTCATAGAGAGCCGCTTCGGACGCCGCGCGGCCTTCGACCGGAACCCCGTGTCGCGGCTGTGCATCGAGCGTCGCCCGGCAACATCTGCGGTGACTTCGGTCAACCCATCGAGGGCGCTCCAGGACGGGGTCCTGACCTCGCTCGGCCGGCAACACCTGCGGTGATCTTGGTCAACCCATCGAGGGCGCTACAGGACGAGGTCCTGACCTCGCTCGACCTGTCGCGGAAGCGATGCGTGGGCGAGATCGCTCGCCTCAAGCGCCGTCAGAGGTGAGATCTCGATCCTCGCGTCCACCGCGCCGTCGGGGCGCCGGGGAACCTTCACGCCATGAGCCTCGAGCCAGAGGGCGGCTCGCTCGCTCTGGAGCGCATGCGAGCTGGCGGGGGAGTCCTCGCCGCTCGCGTTCTTGATCGGCGCGAACTCCTCCACACGCGAGGTCTCAAGCACCGCCGACTGTCGGGCCAGAGGCAGCGCGTCGAAGACGAAGGTCTCGAACTTGATGGAGTTCGGTTCCTTCGGCTCGACCA
The Phycisphaeraceae bacterium genome window above contains:
- a CDS encoding phosphotransferase, whose protein sequence is MPSSRPRERFAPDEAREVIRRIGSDRLGRVEKVVEFDRGSSRSPKLLISTETSRWLLKRRAPINAAPERVRFCQDFQRRLELALVPVAAPQPFKSGETSLRMGDHVYEYFRFVDGARYQRSVDHAQAAGEALGQLLLAAMTMRLDGDPVHGSFHASGIILGAAKLAEESVPAVEPEVDRAELLGHTKALRQMYRVAAQRGIESGFAATGVQPIHGDYHPGNLIFSGGEVAAIVDFDAARVEPRAVEVANALLHLGSLRLPSHEIDEWPAGLDPLLVRAAMGGVKRAGVTLELPERRAIPWLMIEACIAEGIVPIARTGSLANLQGSAMVRFLRRRAEWIREEEPLILEALSPSS
- a CDS encoding PDZ domain-containing protein; this encodes MLGAAPQGRPDRAVAPPREAAAVSAELERQVDALVDRLASPEWEERESASAALMALPMPEAQPVLLRRLERGGLDPEQRHRLADAACRRLVEQPRGALGISMDIGPQGMSGVRVMGLVPGMPAAEVLRIGDVIEAINDEPILSSQVLSDVVQRLAPGTAVHLRVQRPVLDEQGRPRRDRAGQVVTQAVQVTMRLGSMEQLDANDRMGRERNAFRRSSDVQILREAEARRIRRDFVATATLVPLTSTSRDGPVVEMTFAGRLAELERRLDELEDGIWRTRGDAIDALSATAQGLDALQAHMNEESVTDRDRVRLAGALQRLGRLLSRDDLLMPVDQQIPPR
- a CDS encoding nucleoside monophosphate kinase gives rise to the protein MAPGKITSILLFGVPGSGKGTQGAILGRIPGFVHLAMGDVFRSLDRQSPLGRKFMEYSTRGELVPDDLTIEIWRDHVDSMIASGAYRPNREFLLLDGIPRSAAQAEALAPFVDVRLVIHLVAKDQEEMVERMRRRALQQQRPDDADVAVIRRRFEVYRESTKPVLCRFDRSLIRDIEASGTPGRVLLSILEAVVPLQESTFTNPLGH
- a CDS encoding DHH family phosphoesterase; this encodes MQGVRRRWTVRMEAGKGQSSLARRLLDDRSGGDERRRRILESPALQDLHRPTTLPGAVAAGEAIARAWRDRRRIAIYGDYDVDGITATALFWHLLRALDPSRSAETYLPHRMEHGYGVNGDALRELADRGVQSVITVDCGITAVTEAELARELGLELIITDHHAMELSESAATELDASADCRAAGSAVNDHGGTHRLPRASALVHPDLPGEAAPFPRLCGAAVAWKTACTTASAWFGPHQVSEPVRRTLVGLLPLVALGTIADVMDLEDENRIFAAIGLRGLATTAIPGLQALVRSEAGSDVDAEAIGFRLAPMLNACGRLGHAAEALELLTTADARRSSEIVSALSQLNEERKGLERSCVESAMEAAEAAGMTRPDRRVIALANARWHEGVVGVACSRLVERFGRPTILLQDKGETLKGSGRSVPGVHLLEALRACALRGVPFRRLGGHAMAAGMEIDRAALPSFQEALIEEVNARLAPEALIPELSIDIRATLDELTRSTLSQLARLEPFGRGNPRPRFLLECVVLAAPPRQLGSSGSHVELWLRQGSGRTTRRAIWWSGAEWTRDLDTGESLDLVVEARLNRFRGREEELLTVIDMRRVSAAASVR